From Homalodisca vitripennis isolate AUS2020 chromosome 1, UT_GWSS_2.1, whole genome shotgun sequence, the proteins below share one genomic window:
- the LOC124360964 gene encoding trypsin-1-like — protein sequence MLFKLIFFIAIGVDRVHHCLGHELVTRYSETQAKHSRLGIFHGHVTTIQKHPYLVAILNNGSFYCAGTIVNDHWIVTSADCANNFDGTTTIVAGSSDGLTGSSFIINSVVLHPNYGSSILDYDYACVQIVGKFKWSKKTKAIHLPKKEPKVNTTMTVAGWGDDEVASRVGERAPNPHLLQGTMAWVDKQICNSTYSWAGLTWTDRMACAYNRGKTTLCSGDWADAFVHKGVFLRTILRRAAADFVTPNAQTSDPRRHLPGGLLDQTDYWD from the exons ATGCTGTTCAAGTTGATCTTTTTTATTGCTATTG GCGTTGATAGAGTTCATCACTGTCTCGGCCATGAACTCGTTACAAGATACTCTGAAACACAAGCTAAACATTCTCGGCTTGGTATATTTCATGGACATGTAACAACGATTCAGAAACATCCTTATTTG GTGGCAATCCTGAATAATGGATCTTTCTACTGCGCTGGCACGATCGTCAATGATCACTGGATCGTCACTTCTGCTGACTGTGCtaataa TTTTGATGGGACAACGACAATAGTGGCAGGTAGCAGTGACGGCTTGACGGGTTCGTCCTTCATTATAAACAGTGTAGTGCTGCACCCCAACTACGGTTCCTCGATACTGGACTACGATTACGCGTGTGTTCAAATTGTTGGAAAGTTCAAGTGGTCTAAGAAAACTAAAGCTATACACCTTCCAAAGAAGGAGCCTAAAGTTAATACCACAATGACGGTTGCAGGATGGGGTGAtgat GAGGTAGCCAGTAGAGTAGGAGAGAGAGCGCCTAACCCTCACCTGCTACAGGGAACTATGGCCTGGGTAGACAAACAGATCTGCAACTCTACCTACAGCTGGGCCGGACTCACGTGGACGGACAGGATGGCTTGCGCTTACAACCGGGGCAAAACAACTCTCTGTTCG GGGGACTGGGCAGATGCGTTTGTACACAAGGGGGTGTTTCTACGGACAATTCTTAGGCGGGCGGCAGCGGATTTTGTAACTCCAAACGCTCAAACCTCTGATCCTCGCCGACATCTACCAGGTGGTCTCTTGGATCAAACAGATTACTGGGACTAA